Within Wyeomyia smithii strain HCP4-BCI-WySm-NY-G18 chromosome 2, ASM2978416v1, whole genome shotgun sequence, the genomic segment CCAGACCGGCAGCTTCCAAATAATCTCAAAAGTTTGGCTCTGAGGTGAACTTGTAAATTTAAGGAGTTGCGCAATAACACATACGTATCGAATGCAAGATTTGTTAGTGACAAAGCGTGACTGATTGTTTAGGAACATCAATCTTGATCAAATCTGTAGAGGGCCAATGCATTTCAGTgacgttttcatttttttttattctttgtgTGACGAAAAATTGGtgtcatttattttaaattttgaaaacacaTTATTTTTCACATTTGACATCAAGTTCAAAATAACACGTAAAACAAATTTATAAAAGAGTGTTCTCTTTGCAAGACACTTGAAATTGACATTTAAAAAGGCTTCGCAAATAATTTCTACGCAAAAGATGTAAAATCAGAGCTGTCATACCAATTTCAACAAAGTCAATGAATTTATCTTCTCGACATCAAACTTATTCGATAACCATTTGGAATTACTTCTTTTAAAACGAGCTGCTCGAAAAAGGTGATAATTAGACAGTAAGCTTCACTCCGCGTTTTGTTCACGGGAACTGTTAATTGGTAGGGAAACATTTATATTAATTTGCATCGTAGGTTAGTCACTGTAAATTTTAATCGCGTGCTTAACGTCACATTGTAAATCAAATTGTTTAAATTGGTAATTGCCTTATATTtacctttttttaatttcataagtTTGTTAGTTCAACAGCTATGATTTGCCAGTTTTCATACTTTCTCTACAAATCAGTAAAAGCTTCGAAACCTGGTATTCTTCAAATCAGATAAAGTCTTTCTTTTCGAAGtttgaaattagaaaaaaaaagttcagaaaAATTTATAGACTTGCGATGAGAAAGACTTTTGATGAACAAAAGATTTTCTTAAATGAATGTAATCAACGAAGTACCATGACTGAATTTAAATGCTATTGTAGCAATCACACTTGCAAAACATGGATCAACTCAGGCCAAAACGAAAGAGTTATGAATAATTTAAATGTTGGCAATTTCCCGTAGAATTGCTCTTTGTGTTTTCACTTACAAGCTTTCGGTAATACGCTGAGTCAAAGTGTAAGTTTGTATGTAACGTTCAAAGATCTTTTCTCCAGCAATTAAATAACGAGGCGATCAAACAGAAATTGTCTGCCAATAAACAAATTTGTTTTGATGTGATACTGTCAGACCGAATCATGACATATGGCAACACAACACTATGCAGAATGAATTTTAAAGCAGGTTCATACCAAATGAATCCAGTGTCTGAGATCGTTAGCTTGAATAAGCAGGGTTTCGTTATTTGTTTCTTCTTCTTTCCTTTTGTACTATTTTTCTATTCTTTAACGCATTAATCATGTATTCATCTATCACTTCTTGAACACCGATACTattcggattttttttattttatttttattaattatccGTATTTGTTTTCAATCTTTGTGCTCTAATGTTGACCAACATTATATGTAAATTTAATTAACAGTATAGATACCCAAAAACACATTCAATACATCGTTCCTAGAGACTAACTGGCAGGTCAAAAGTGTTATCATAAAACTTTcacaataataaaataacaaaatcacaaatttatcCATTTCCCTTTTACTTCCAGAACTGAAATAGCTGGAGCCTTCGTAAAAAGTGCCCAACGGCTTGGCTATCCCTATCTGGATTATAACGCCGGGGATCTCATCGGAGTGTCGTATCTGCAGGCACACACCCTGCGTGGGCACCGTGCCACCGGCGGCAACGCATATCTGAAGGACATCGTCAATCGACCGAACCTGCACATCATGACTCGCTCCTGGGTTACCAAGGTTCTGATAGAACCGCGTAGGTTTGTACTTAGTATGGTTGTTAACAATGATACCGATGCTTTGCTTTAACACTTTCAGATAGCAAAGTGGCCAAAGGGGTGCAGTTCGTGAATGGAAAGAAAACCTTCACGGTTAAAGCGACCCGGGAAGTTATTCTTTCGGCAGGAGCTTTTGAAAGTGCCAAGTTACTCATGCTGTCCGGAGTGGGACCCGCAAAACACCTTCAGAAGCATAATATTAAAGTGATTCAGAATCTTCCAGTCGGTAAGCAGGTGACAGAGCACGGCGGAGTCTACGGACCAGTGTTTATCGTGCATAACGATCCGGATGGGTACACTAGTTTGGAGAACGTGACCACAATTCGAGAgtatttgcaatttatgaagGGCCAGGGACCTCTGACGACAAATTCCGTGGAAAGTTTGCTATATGTGAAGTCACCAGTGGCGGAGGACCCCGATCCTGGACTGCCAGATGTCGAAGTAATGCAAGCATTCGTCTCGTTCGGATTCGATACTTCTCCATCAGTGAAATTTGCCTATCAGCTATCGGATGAATTGGATCAAGCGTACTTCCGTCCTCTGGCGAATAAGAGAACATTTATGTATCTACCAATGTTATTGAAAGCACGGGCCAGAGGACAGGTACGGTTAAAGTCAACAAACCCTTTCCATCATCCTGAGTTTAAATATCAGTACTTTGAAGATGAAAGAGACGTGGATGCATTGGTGTATGCGATTCTTCAAGTCATAAAAATAACCTCACAACAACCGTTTGAGAAACTAGGAGTGGAATTGTATAAAAATAAGGTCCCTGGTTGCAAGCACCATAAGTTCAACACATTGGAATATTGGCGGTGTCATGTCAGAACAGTGACCGCAACTTTTCAACATCAGGTAGGTTCGCTTGTACCCTGGTCGATACAACTAATATAATAGTGCATTTATTTCAGGTTGCGACTTGCAAAATGGGACCAGCTAGTGATCCGCAAGCAGTGGTTGATCATCGACTCCGTGTGCATGGTATTAAACGACTTCGAGTAGCCGACATCGGCATCATTCCTGATTCACCTACCGGCCACACCAGTGCTCATAGTTTTTTGATTGGTGAGAAGGCCGCGGATTTGATCAAGCAGGATAACTATCGATAAGGCTGTCGAATGAAGTCGTTATAGACTTTTTCGAAAGTTTTTAGTATGTATATAAataagataaaataaaaaataattagaaaaaaatcaacaatttaTTTTGAGGATATTTACTGTTACAGGCAATTAAAaaaactacaaacattttttctgCAGGTTCGATGTTTTGACCTGATTTTCACAAATGGACTACGCTACTTCGAACATCGACAACAACGCTACGCATTTTACACCGTTCACGCATATCAAAACAAATGTCCGTACCGTAATGAACACCGCGGCACGCTTCAGCAAACGGCCGGCTAATATCGAACATGCATTGTGGCCTCAAACTGTAAGTTCTTTCAACACTGATCCACTTTTATGATGCGGTGTTATGGGTTGAGTACGTAAAAAAAGTATACAATGCTATTCGAATAGCGTCGTGCATAATCAACTTTGATTAAAGTCCGTTGTCACTTTTAACCATATCTGCTCCTTTCTCCCCAATCATATACGCTATTGCGGCCGTGTGAGCTGTAGGAGGTG encodes:
- the LOC129722809 gene encoding glucose dehydrogenase [FAD, quinone]-like gives rise to the protein MMGKTNPLNVVLIGLLLELCSFRMFVNGFLNFSSVLGINFGIADLFEINYGQPALRPAYDYVIVGAGPAGCVLANRLSEDPYRTVLLLELGKGEIPIITDPPLLGPTLASTDYNFGYQTEVQKYGCQGMRGKRCSWAHGRGVGGSSIINNVIYTRGNKRDYDSWAQAGNPGWSWNEILPYYRKLERSNIRDFGNNGYHGKDGPLSVEDCPFRTEIAGAFVKSAQRLGYPYLDYNAGDLIGVSYLQAHTLRGHRATGGNAYLKDIVNRPNLHIMTRSWVTKVLIEPHSKVAKGVQFVNGKKTFTVKATREVILSAGAFESAKLLMLSGVGPAKHLQKHNIKVIQNLPVGKQVTEHGGVYGPVFIVHNDPDGYTSLENVTTIREYLQFMKGQGPLTTNSVESLLYVKSPVAEDPDPGLPDVEVMQAFVSFGFDTSPSVKFAYQLSDELDQAYFRPLANKRTFMYLPMLLKARARGQVRLKSTNPFHHPEFKYQYFEDERDVDALVYAILQVIKITSQQPFEKLGVELYKNKVPGCKHHKFNTLEYWRCHVRTVTATFQHQVATCKMGPASDPQAVVDHRLRVHGIKRLRVADIGIIPDSPTGHTSAHSFLIGEKAADLIKQDNYR